Part of the Leptolyngbya boryana PCC 6306 genome is shown below.
GCAGAGGCATCGAATTTATCATTGGTTGAGCAAATTCAAACCCATAAACCGTTAGAGATTGTTGCAGATGAGGATCAAATCTACCGCTTATTATCGAATTTGGTTATTAATGCGATTCGGTACACTCCTGCGGGAAAAGTTACGCTGAAGCTGTATCAAGAGCGTGATCTGGCAGTGATTCAAGTTCAAGATACTGGGGTTGGAATTGCTGCGGAAGATCTATCCCACTTATTCGATCGCTTCTATCGAGTCGATTCAGATCGATCGCGCAACAGTGGCGGAACAGGCTTAGGACTCGCGATCGCCAAAGCAATCGTAGAGGCTCATGACGGAAGTATTCAGGTTCAAAGTCAAATTGGTAGCGGCACTACATTTACTGTCCGCCTACCGCTTAAATCTAGTCGTTCTCTGCCAATCAAACTTAATTGCGTCTGAGATAGATTCGTTCTACCGTTGAAGTTGTTGAATGTATGACAGCGTTTCTTGGTAGCCTTCTCGATTTCCTTGTTGTTGAAATAGCTTTGCAGCCGTTTGCAAATCTTGTAGTGCCGATTTCTTGTTCCCGGTTTGAGCATACAGCAGACCACGATTCCCATAAGCTTCTGCTAAGTCCGAATCAAGTCGAATCGCAGCAGTGAAGTCTGCGATCGCGCCGTTAACATCTTTGCTCTCAGTTCGAGCTTTCCCTCGGTTGTAAAACGCATCCGCATAGTTTGGACGTAACTTGATTGCTTGAGTGAGATCGGCGATCGCTGACTTTAAATCTCCACGTCCTGCCTGAACCACACCACGAGTATTAAATGCTTCTGGATAGTTCGCTTGCAATCGAATGGCTTGAGTTAGATCTGCATAGGCATTCTGTAAATCACCGATGTCTGATCGAGATTCACCTCGATTGTAGAGCGCTTTAGGGTTGTTCGGTTCTAGCTTTGCAGCTTGCTCAAAATCTGCGATCGCTCGTTGTAGATTGCCAGAATCATGCAGCGCCAACCCCCGATGAAGATAAGCATCTCCGTATTTTGGACTCGCTTGAATGGCTTGAGTGTAAAGTGCGATCGCGCCTGAAAGGTCTCCTTGCTGAGCGCGTTGCTTGCCCTGATTCACAAGATTGACGCTCTGAGCGGGAGTGGAGTTCTGCGATCGAGCAGATGCTTGACCAACTGGAGCGAGAATACTCACGCCTGCCATCAGAGCAGAGGTCAGCATAAATTGATGAATCAAACGCATAAATTTCACCATCACAATACCAAAATTCTAGAAAGAATCAAGCCAATGTGCTGCAATTTCAGAATCTACAGAGCAAAGTTTTGTAAAGTTTATGAAGACCAGCATCAATGCTGGCGTGATTTACGGATGAACTTTAAACCAATTTGAATGTGTAAAGTTGATTCTGCCCCAGTTCTGAGATGTGGCGAAAAAGTTACTTAGCGACATGTTTTTTCATCGTTCTTTCATTTGTGAAAGGCAAACTGATAAATATCATCCAAACACAAACGAGAACACTCGCATGAATAAGTTAATCACTGCAGCATCAATGTTAGTTGCAACGTCTATTGTTTCAGTGGGTGCTGCAATTGCAAGCCCGATCACCGTCAGCGGTCAACCTGCAATCTGGAGATTCGGTCAGTCTCGGACAGTTCAAACCAAACCGACTGCTCAACCCGTGACAGAGGCTCAAGATCCTAAGCCTCAAGCTGCTGCTGACAAAGGCGAAGTGA
Proteins encoded:
- a CDS encoding tetratricopeptide repeat protein; amino-acid sequence: MRLIHQFMLTSALMAGVSILAPVGQASARSQNSTPAQSVNLVNQGKQRAQQGDLSGAIALYTQAIQASPKYGDAYLHRGLALHDSGNLQRAIADFEQAAKLEPNNPKALYNRGESRSDIGDLQNAYADLTQAIRLQANYPEAFNTRGVVQAGRGDLKSAIADLTQAIKLRPNYADAFYNRGKARTESKDVNGAIADFTAAIRLDSDLAEAYGNRGLLYAQTGNKKSALQDLQTAAKLFQQQGNREGYQETLSYIQQLQR